From Curtobacterium sp. SGAir0471, the proteins below share one genomic window:
- a CDS encoding peptidoglycan D,D-transpeptidase FtsI family protein has protein sequence MTKTIRNPRLRYSVVIIAVIALVAVFVIRLVDIQVVQAASLNEASKAKRSIPVTIYGNRGAIVDRNGTELAESVNRYNIVTSPRLVAAFDGKLGGERTKKVSVDDALQALAKASGGDAQAMRKAIQADPKSDFAYLVKGLDVKHYEAVVALGIPWVYKEQQSARVYPMGATGGALTGFMGTDGAQAGLEYSYNQCLAGKNGSETYERGEDGVQLPGSTRTTEQAKDGGTLETTIDSDLQYMAQQTIASAAQSLEAESATATVVDVKTGELLAVADWPTVDPNDVDATTDKGAYGSRALTSTYEPGSTIKAAIAAALIDQGKSSPTDRAVVPYSRSFPWGGKIQDSEFHPTENLTLTGILQNSSNVGITELGERLSQQQRYDYMKKFGLFEPESAIQYPGQPAMQYGASPDWSSQTNINSMFGQGISTTAIQVASVFQTLANQGVRIPLHMVKGCKTADGKLIDAPDVQGTRVVSAAAADQTVKMLQSVVTGGTLVGMKPISGYNIAAKTGTAEVAEGSKGYGGQRITSVAGMAPAEDPQYVVTVTFTKPQTNKWSSGAAPAFRTLMSQVLEKYRVAPSTAEAQLYPSTW, from the coding sequence GTGACGAAGACGATCCGCAACCCTCGACTGCGCTACAGCGTGGTGATCATCGCCGTGATCGCCCTCGTCGCGGTCTTCGTGATCCGCCTGGTCGACATCCAGGTGGTCCAGGCAGCGTCCCTGAACGAGGCCTCGAAGGCGAAGCGCAGCATCCCGGTGACCATCTACGGCAACCGCGGAGCGATCGTCGACCGCAACGGCACCGAGCTCGCCGAGAGCGTGAACCGCTACAACATCGTCACGTCGCCGCGGCTGGTGGCGGCCTTCGACGGCAAGCTCGGCGGCGAACGCACGAAGAAGGTCTCGGTCGACGACGCCCTGCAGGCGCTGGCGAAGGCGTCCGGCGGCGACGCGCAGGCGATGCGGAAGGCGATCCAGGCCGACCCGAAGTCCGACTTCGCCTACCTGGTCAAGGGCCTCGACGTGAAGCACTACGAGGCCGTCGTCGCCCTCGGCATCCCGTGGGTCTACAAGGAGCAGCAGTCGGCGCGCGTCTACCCGATGGGCGCGACCGGCGGTGCGCTGACCGGCTTCATGGGCACGGACGGGGCCCAGGCCGGCCTCGAGTACTCGTACAACCAGTGCCTGGCGGGCAAGAACGGCTCGGAGACCTACGAGCGCGGCGAGGACGGCGTGCAGCTCCCCGGGAGCACCCGGACGACGGAGCAGGCCAAGGACGGCGGCACGCTCGAGACGACCATCGACAGCGACCTGCAGTACATGGCGCAGCAGACGATCGCCTCGGCCGCCCAGTCGCTGGAGGCGGAGTCGGCGACCGCGACGGTCGTCGACGTCAAGACCGGTGAGCTCCTCGCCGTCGCGGACTGGCCCACGGTCGACCCGAACGACGTCGATGCGACCACGGACAAGGGCGCGTACGGCTCCCGGGCGCTGACCTCGACCTACGAGCCCGGCTCGACCATCAAGGCCGCGATCGCCGCTGCACTCATCGACCAGGGCAAGTCGAGCCCGACCGATCGTGCGGTCGTGCCGTACTCGCGGTCCTTCCCGTGGGGCGGCAAGATCCAGGACTCCGAGTTCCACCCGACCGAGAACCTGACGCTGACCGGCATCCTGCAGAACTCGTCGAACGTCGGCATCACGGAGCTCGGCGAGCGGCTCTCGCAGCAGCAGCGGTACGACTACATGAAGAAGTTCGGCCTGTTCGAGCCCGAGTCGGCGATCCAGTACCCGGGGCAACCCGCCATGCAGTACGGCGCATCGCCCGACTGGAGCAGCCAGACGAACATCAACTCGATGTTCGGGCAGGGCATCTCGACGACCGCGATCCAGGTCGCCAGCGTGTTCCAGACCCTGGCGAACCAGGGTGTCCGGATCCCGCTCCACATGGTGAAGGGCTGCAAGACCGCCGACGGCAAGCTCATCGACGCGCCCGACGTGCAGGGCACGCGCGTCGTGTCCGCCGCGGCGGCCGACCAGACCGTGAAGATGCTGCAGAGCGTGGTCACCGGCGGCACCCTGGTCGGGATGAAGCCGATCTCCGGCTACAACATCGCGGCGAAGACCGGTACCGCCGAGGTCGCCGAGGGCAGCAAGGGCTACGGCGGCCAGCGGATCACCTCCGTGGCCGGAATGGCACCCGCCGAGGACCCCCAGTATGTTGTCACGGTGACGTTCACGAAGCCGCAGACCAACAAGTGGTCCAGCGGAGCGGCTCCGGCGTTCCGCACACTCATGTCCCAGGTGCTCGAGAAGTACCGAGTAGCCCCCTCCACGGCCGAGGCGCAGCTGTACCCGTCCACGTGGTGA
- a CDS encoding Mur ligase family protein — translation MSARIPPVLRPEHPTPRSVAELANAFGMRVVGSVDAVETTGVTLSAAEVQPGDLFVGVHGANRHGAQFATEAAERGAVAVLTDADGVALAEPSGLPVLVVEDPRAALGDVSAWVYRTHPDEATDLPQLFATTGTNGKTSTSYILEGILKQLGLVTGLSSTAERHIGSLSVTSRLTTPEASEMHALLARMRESEVRAVAVEVSAQALSRHRVDGIVFDVAGFTNLSHDHLDDYADMEEYYQAKLPLFQPEHARRGVVSLDTDWGHRVVQDSRIPVTTITVHPEVEAEWHVDIVEAHAAYTEFRLTGPEGRELTTRVPLIGWHMAANAGLAIVMLVEGGFELGAIAHALGSNHRRYADETDEHPVSAIECYLPGRTERVSGDSGPSVYVDFGHSADAFENTLAAVRQFTPGKVLMLFGADGDRDKTKRGDMARVAAAGSDILVVTDHHPRFEDAASIRKTLVDAAREAYPDHETYEVSPPEAAIRKAVSLLGEGDSILWAGPGHQDYRDIEGVRTPYSARDEARQALREAGWEPNSGPAEEIR, via the coding sequence TTGTCCGCACGGATCCCCCCGGTCCTCCGACCCGAACACCCGACCCCGAGGAGCGTGGCCGAGCTCGCGAACGCGTTCGGCATGCGCGTGGTCGGCTCCGTCGACGCCGTCGAGACGACGGGCGTCACGCTGAGTGCTGCCGAGGTGCAGCCGGGTGACCTCTTCGTCGGTGTGCACGGCGCGAACCGCCACGGCGCCCAGTTCGCGACCGAGGCCGCCGAGCGCGGTGCCGTCGCGGTGCTGACCGACGCCGACGGGGTCGCCCTCGCGGAGCCGTCCGGCCTGCCGGTGCTCGTGGTCGAGGACCCGCGCGCCGCGCTCGGCGACGTCTCGGCGTGGGTCTACCGCACCCACCCGGACGAGGCGACCGACCTGCCGCAGCTCTTCGCGACGACCGGCACGAACGGCAAGACCAGCACGTCGTACATCCTCGAGGGCATCCTCAAGCAGCTCGGCCTGGTCACCGGCCTCAGCTCGACCGCGGAGCGCCACATCGGCTCGCTCAGCGTGACGAGCCGCCTGACCACGCCCGAGGCCAGCGAGATGCACGCACTCCTGGCCCGCATGCGCGAGTCCGAGGTCCGCGCGGTCGCGGTGGAGGTCAGCGCCCAGGCCCTGAGCCGCCACCGCGTCGACGGCATCGTGTTCGACGTCGCCGGGTTCACGAACCTGTCGCACGACCACCTCGACGACTACGCCGACATGGAGGAGTACTACCAGGCGAAGCTCCCGCTGTTCCAGCCCGAGCACGCCCGTCGTGGCGTCGTCTCGCTGGACACCGACTGGGGCCACCGCGTGGTGCAGGACTCCCGCATCCCGGTCACGACGATCACGGTGCACCCCGAGGTCGAGGCCGAGTGGCACGTCGACATCGTCGAGGCGCACGCGGCCTACACCGAGTTCCGGCTGACCGGCCCGGAGGGCCGCGAGCTGACGACGCGCGTCCCGCTGATCGGCTGGCACATGGCGGCCAACGCCGGACTCGCGATCGTGATGCTGGTCGAGGGAGGCTTCGAGCTCGGTGCCATCGCACACGCCCTCGGGTCGAACCACCGCCGTTACGCGGACGAGACCGACGAGCACCCGGTCAGCGCGATCGAGTGCTACCTGCCCGGACGCACCGAGCGGGTGTCCGGCGACTCGGGCCCGAGCGTCTACGTCGACTTCGGCCACAGCGCCGACGCGTTCGAGAACACGCTCGCCGCGGTCCGGCAGTTCACGCCCGGCAAGGTCCTCATGCTCTTCGGCGCCGACGGTGACCGGGACAAGACCAAGCGCGGCGACATGGCGCGTGTCGCCGCCGCGGGCAGCGACATCCTCGTCGTCACCGACCACCACCCGCGCTTCGAGGACGCCGCGTCGATCCGGAAGACCCTGGTCGACGCCGCGCGCGAGGCGTACCCGGACCACGAGACCTACGAGGTCAGCCCGCCCGAGGCGGCGATCCGCAAGGCCGTGAGCCTGCTCGGCGAGGGCGACTCGATCCTCTGGGCCGGACCCGGCCACCAGGACTACCGCGACATCGAGGGCGTCCGCACGCCGTACTCGGCGCGTGACGAGGCCCGTCAGGCTCTCCGCGAGGCCGGCTGGGAGCCGAACTCCGGCCCGGCGGAGGAGATCCGATGA
- a CDS encoding UDP-N-acetylmuramoyl-tripeptide--D-alanyl-D-alanine ligase: MIALTLAEIAAAIGGELVSGAPEQVVDGSVETDSRLVGAGSVFFALLGEETDGHRFVPNAAEAGAALVVTERAVALPEGSATAQVVVSDGYAALAALAHEVVARVRASSADRVDDQGRPAPLRVVGITGSNGKTSTKNMLRTILEQHGATVAPQGSFNNHVGAPVSMLRITHDTRFLVVEMGASGKGHIAKLVSIAEPDTGVVLKVGLAHAGEFGGIEATQRAKSEMVTDLPATATALLNVDDDRVASMRAITDATVVGFGTSAGADYRISGIETDRSGTRFTLTAPPVRPGGDGLADATDQPGGTTRFPETVDVRLAILGEHHAMNASAALTVAHLWGIPLAAGAEALASMTRAERWRMELLQGGPEGVTVINDAYNASPDSMAAALRTLAQIVRPGERSVAVLGEMAELGEFSTEEHDRIGRLVVRLGIGQLVVVGPGAAPIHQAATLEGSWDGESVYIEDVDAAVHALQEMVRPGDVVLVKSSKSAELRFLGDRLGGVTE; encoded by the coding sequence ATGATCGCCCTGACCCTCGCCGAGATCGCCGCCGCGATCGGCGGCGAGCTCGTCAGCGGTGCCCCGGAGCAGGTCGTCGACGGCAGCGTCGAGACCGACTCGCGCCTGGTCGGCGCCGGCAGCGTGTTCTTCGCCCTGCTCGGCGAGGAGACCGACGGCCACCGCTTCGTGCCGAACGCGGCCGAGGCCGGTGCGGCGCTGGTCGTGACCGAGCGCGCCGTCGCGCTGCCGGAGGGCTCCGCCACCGCGCAGGTCGTGGTGTCCGACGGGTACGCCGCCCTCGCCGCGCTCGCGCACGAGGTCGTCGCCCGCGTCCGCGCCTCGAGTGCCGACCGCGTGGACGACCAGGGTCGCCCGGCGCCGCTCCGCGTCGTCGGCATCACCGGCTCGAACGGCAAGACGAGCACCAAGAACATGCTCCGGACGATCCTCGAGCAGCACGGTGCGACCGTGGCGCCGCAGGGGTCGTTCAACAACCACGTCGGCGCCCCGGTCTCGATGCTCCGGATCACGCACGACACCCGGTTCCTCGTCGTCGAGATGGGTGCGAGCGGCAAGGGCCACATCGCCAAGCTCGTCTCGATCGCGGAGCCGGACACGGGCGTCGTGCTCAAGGTCGGACTCGCGCACGCCGGCGAGTTCGGCGGCATCGAGGCGACGCAGCGCGCGAAGTCGGAGATGGTCACCGACCTGCCGGCCACCGCGACGGCCCTGCTCAACGTCGACGACGACCGCGTCGCGTCCATGCGCGCGATCACCGATGCGACCGTCGTCGGGTTCGGCACGTCCGCCGGGGCGGACTACCGCATCTCCGGCATCGAGACGGACCGCAGCGGCACGCGCTTCACGCTCACCGCCCCTCCCGTCCGCCCCGGAGGCGACGGTCTCGCCGACGCGACGGACCAGCCGGGAGGCACCACCCGCTTCCCCGAGACCGTCGACGTCCGCCTCGCCATCCTCGGCGAGCACCACGCGATGAACGCGTCGGCCGCCCTGACCGTGGCCCACCTGTGGGGCATCCCGCTCGCCGCCGGCGCCGAGGCGCTCGCGTCGATGACGCGGGCCGAGCGCTGGCGCATGGAGCTCCTCCAGGGCGGACCGGAGGGCGTGACCGTCATCAACGACGCCTACAACGCGTCGCCCGACTCGATGGCAGCCGCCCTCCGGACCCTCGCGCAGATCGTGCGCCCGGGGGAGCGCTCGGTCGCCGTGCTCGGCGAGATGGCCGAGCTCGGGGAGTTCTCGACGGAGGAGCACGACCGCATCGGCCGGCTCGTCGTCCGTCTCGGCATCGGACAGCTCGTGGTCGTCGGACCCGGCGCCGCGCCGATCCACCAGGCCGCCACCCTCGAGGGATCGTGGGACGGCGAGTCCGTGTACATCGAGGACGTCGACGCGGCCGTCCACGCCCTGCAGGAGATGGTCCGCCCCGGCGACGTCGTCCTCGTCAAGTCCTCGAAGTCCGCCGAACTGCGATTCCTCGGCGACCGCCTCGGAGGTGTCACCGAATGA
- the mraY gene encoding phospho-N-acetylmuramoyl-pentapeptide-transferase has product MIALLVAGAVALVFTLLLTPLFIKLFHRLGWGQFIRDDGPQSHHTKRGTATMGGIVLIIGAVLGYFVGHLVGRDSVTLSGLLVLFLMVGLGFVGFIDDFLKVRRQRSLGLGGWAKVLGQVIVGVVFATIALVVPTGNGKPPASTMISAIRDVPWLDFMVLGTVIGTILYLAWIVLLTVSTSNGVNVADGLDGLATGSSILAIGSYVIIGFWQSNQICGGVRLDESTRHACYSTSDPLDLAVVAAAVCGGLIGFLWYNTSPAQIFLGDTGSLGLGGALAGLAILSRTELLLILIGGLFFIVTGSVILQRAYFKITHGKRIFRMSPLHHHFELKGWAEVTVVVRFWIIAGLCVAAGVGLFYLEWIARVG; this is encoded by the coding sequence ATGATCGCGCTCCTCGTCGCCGGCGCCGTGGCGCTGGTGTTCACACTGCTGCTCACACCGCTGTTCATCAAGCTGTTCCACCGCCTCGGCTGGGGACAGTTCATCCGTGACGACGGCCCGCAGTCGCACCACACCAAGCGCGGGACGGCGACCATGGGCGGCATCGTCCTGATCATCGGCGCGGTGCTCGGCTACTTCGTCGGGCACCTGGTCGGCCGCGACTCGGTCACGCTGTCCGGGCTGCTCGTGCTGTTCCTGATGGTCGGGCTCGGGTTCGTCGGCTTCATCGACGACTTCCTCAAGGTGCGCCGGCAGCGGAGCCTCGGGCTCGGTGGCTGGGCCAAGGTCCTCGGGCAGGTCATCGTGGGCGTGGTGTTCGCCACGATCGCGCTCGTCGTGCCGACCGGGAACGGCAAGCCCCCGGCGTCGACGATGATCTCCGCGATCCGCGACGTGCCGTGGCTCGACTTCATGGTGCTCGGCACCGTGATCGGCACGATCCTGTACCTCGCGTGGATCGTGCTGCTGACCGTCTCCACGTCGAACGGCGTGAACGTCGCCGACGGGCTGGACGGTCTCGCGACCGGCTCGAGCATCCTGGCGATCGGCTCGTACGTGATCATCGGCTTCTGGCAGTCGAACCAGATCTGCGGAGGTGTCCGCCTCGACGAGAGCACCAGGCACGCCTGCTACAGCACGTCGGACCCGCTCGACCTCGCCGTCGTCGCCGCCGCCGTGTGCGGTGGCCTGATCGGGTTCCTCTGGTACAACACGTCGCCCGCGCAGATCTTCCTCGGCGACACCGGCTCGCTCGGCCTCGGCGGTGCGCTGGCCGGCCTCGCGATCCTCAGCCGCACCGAGCTGCTGCTCATCCTGATCGGCGGCCTGTTCTTCATCGTCACCGGCTCGGTGATCCTGCAGCGCGCCTACTTCAAGATCACCCACGGCAAGCGCATCTTCCGGATGAGCCCGCTGCACCACCACTTCGAGCTGAAGGGGTGGGCCGAGGTGACCGTCGTCGTCCGGTTCTGGATCATCGCGGGACTCTGCGTTGCGGCCGGTGTCGGACTCTTCTACCTGGAGTGGATCGCCCGTGTCGGCTGA
- the murD gene encoding UDP-N-acetylmuramoyl-L-alanine--D-glutamate ligase: MSADARLEGLDSWYAEGWKGLRVAVLGLGSTGFSVADTLVELGSDVVVYAPDGPADTVELLDVIGARFERTPLETVPAALEQQAPDVVVVSPGLPPHNASVRWSVEHSTVWGDIELAWRVRDKVVRGPVAAPWVTITGTNGKTTTTQLTTAMFAAAGLRAVACGNIGVPVLDVVRDPEGFDVLVVELSSHQLHYMPTTGDGAVVPLASACLNIADDHLEWHGSAEAYRAAKAKVYERTVTACVYNTSDEVTRRMVEGADVVEGCRAVGFTPGVPAPGDVGIVDDVLCDRAFTEDRRNSALELATVADLEQAGLASPHMTMNVLAAAALARAATVEPAHICTAVQGFRADHHRTEHVATADGIAWVDDSKATNPHAATASLASFETVVWVVGGQFKGVDIDGLVERFGPGARAVVVIGTDRTPVLEAFARHAPAVPVLQVEATDTDQVMPEAVRHAASVARPGDTVLLAPAAASFDQFDSYADRGRRFAAAVHEHLGGTADGDHGSPERP; the protein is encoded by the coding sequence GTGTCGGCTGACGCCCGCCTCGAAGGACTCGACAGCTGGTACGCCGAGGGCTGGAAGGGCCTGCGCGTCGCAGTGCTCGGCCTCGGCTCGACCGGGTTCTCGGTCGCCGACACCCTCGTGGAGCTCGGCAGCGACGTCGTCGTCTACGCACCCGACGGCCCCGCCGACACGGTGGAGCTGCTCGACGTCATCGGCGCGCGGTTCGAGCGCACCCCGCTCGAGACCGTGCCGGCCGCGCTCGAGCAGCAGGCCCCGGACGTCGTGGTCGTCTCGCCCGGCCTGCCCCCGCACAACGCGTCGGTCCGCTGGTCGGTCGAGCACAGCACCGTGTGGGGCGACATCGAGCTCGCCTGGCGCGTGCGTGACAAGGTCGTCCGCGGCCCGGTCGCCGCGCCGTGGGTGACCATCACGGGCACGAACGGCAAGACCACGACGACGCAGCTGACCACCGCGATGTTCGCCGCCGCCGGGCTCCGCGCGGTCGCGTGCGGGAACATCGGCGTGCCGGTGCTCGACGTCGTCCGCGACCCGGAGGGCTTCGACGTCCTGGTCGTCGAGCTGTCCAGCCACCAGCTGCACTACATGCCGACCACGGGCGACGGCGCGGTCGTGCCGCTCGCGAGCGCCTGCCTCAACATCGCCGACGACCACCTCGAGTGGCACGGCTCCGCCGAGGCCTACCGCGCCGCGAAGGCCAAGGTGTACGAGCGCACCGTGACGGCCTGCGTCTACAACACCTCGGACGAGGTCACGCGCCGGATGGTCGAGGGCGCGGACGTGGTCGAGGGCTGCCGGGCGGTCGGCTTCACGCCTGGCGTCCCCGCGCCGGGCGACGTCGGGATCGTGGACGACGTGCTCTGCGACCGCGCCTTCACCGAGGACCGGCGGAACAGCGCGCTCGAGCTCGCCACCGTCGCGGACCTCGAGCAGGCCGGACTCGCCAGCCCGCACATGACGATGAACGTGCTCGCGGCGGCCGCACTCGCCCGCGCGGCCACGGTCGAACCGGCGCACATCTGCACCGCGGTGCAGGGCTTCCGCGCCGACCACCACCGCACCGAGCACGTCGCGACGGCCGACGGGATCGCCTGGGTCGACGACTCGAAGGCGACGAACCCGCACGCGGCGACCGCGTCGCTCGCGTCGTTCGAGACCGTCGTGTGGGTCGTCGGCGGCCAGTTCAAGGGCGTCGACATCGACGGTCTCGTCGAGCGGTTCGGCCCCGGCGCACGAGCAGTCGTCGTGATCGGCACGGACCGCACCCCTGTGCTCGAGGCATTCGCGCGACACGCGCCGGCGGTCCCGGTCCTGCAGGTCGAGGCGACGGACACTGATCAGGTCATGCCCGAGGCGGTCCGGCATGCCGCCTCGGTCGCACGACCGGGCGACACGGTCCTCCTCGCCCCGGCTGCCGCGTCGTTCGACCAGTTCGACTCCTACGCCGACCGGGGGCGCCGGTTCGCGGCGGCGGTCCACGAGCACCTGGGAGGCACAGCCGATGGCGACCACGGATCTCCCGAGCGGCCGTAG
- the ftsW gene encoding putative lipid II flippase FtsW, translating to MATTDLPSGRSGGRTTGSTGQDGTRHDGTGQGGAGQAGAPRRARGAVVAVKNVFVAESSTFYTILGVTLFLVVFGVVMVLSSSSVEQYAATHDFFGAASKQGLYAVLGVPLMLVASRVPARLWRKWAMRILAAALVLQLLVYTPLGIEIQGNRNWIKLGSFSAQPSEAVKLGIALAVGAIIYVKRDRLRDWKELFVPVGIATVLPLGMVLLGGDQGTAMIMLILLLGALFIGGARAKHLLVILGAVAVVLPFVTMTSASRQYRINAWLSGCTDSNQYQDLCWQPVHGMWALASGGVFGVGLGNSKAKWSWLPEADNDYIFAIIGEELGLIGAVVVLALFIVLAVSMIKVIRQSDDPFVRTVTGGIMAWIIGQALVNIAVVLGLLPVLGVPLPLISAGGSALIMTLLAIGVVLSFARELPGKGRPTLPRGGSAPQNGVLR from the coding sequence ATGGCGACCACGGATCTCCCGAGCGGCCGTAGCGGCGGCCGGACGACGGGCAGCACCGGACAGGACGGCACCCGTCACGACGGCACCGGTCAGGGCGGCGCAGGTCAGGCGGGTGCCCCCCGTCGTGCGCGCGGCGCCGTCGTGGCGGTGAAGAACGTCTTCGTCGCCGAGTCGAGCACGTTCTACACGATCCTGGGCGTGACGCTCTTCCTCGTCGTGTTCGGCGTGGTGATGGTCCTGTCGTCGTCCAGCGTCGAGCAGTACGCCGCCACCCACGACTTCTTCGGCGCGGCCTCGAAGCAGGGGCTCTACGCGGTGCTCGGCGTCCCGCTCATGCTCGTCGCCAGCCGCGTGCCGGCCCGGCTCTGGCGGAAGTGGGCCATGCGGATCCTCGCCGCGGCGCTCGTCCTGCAGCTGCTCGTGTACACGCCCCTCGGCATCGAGATCCAGGGCAACCGCAACTGGATCAAGCTCGGTTCGTTCAGCGCCCAGCCGTCCGAGGCCGTCAAGCTCGGCATCGCCCTGGCCGTCGGCGCGATCATCTACGTCAAGCGCGACCGCCTGCGGGACTGGAAGGAACTGTTCGTGCCGGTCGGCATCGCGACGGTGCTCCCGCTCGGCATGGTGCTCCTCGGCGGCGACCAGGGCACCGCGATGATCATGCTCATCCTGCTGCTCGGCGCGCTCTTCATCGGCGGAGCGCGGGCCAAGCACCTGCTCGTCATCCTCGGGGCCGTCGCGGTCGTCCTGCCGTTCGTCACGATGACGTCGGCGTCGCGGCAGTACCGCATCAACGCGTGGCTCTCCGGGTGCACGGACTCGAACCAGTACCAGGACCTGTGCTGGCAGCCGGTGCACGGCATGTGGGCGCTGGCGTCCGGCGGGGTGTTCGGCGTCGGCCTCGGCAACTCGAAGGCGAAGTGGTCGTGGCTGCCCGAGGCGGACAACGACTACATCTTCGCGATCATCGGCGAGGAACTCGGGCTCATCGGCGCCGTCGTGGTGCTGGCCCTGTTCATCGTGCTCGCGGTCAGCATGATCAAGGTGATCCGGCAGTCCGACGACCCCTTCGTGCGCACCGTCACCGGCGGGATCATGGCGTGGATCATCGGGCAGGCACTCGTGAACATCGCCGTCGTGCTCGGTCTGCTGCCGGTGCTCGGGGTACCGTTGCCCCTCATCTCCGCCGGTGGATCGGCACTCATCATGACCCTGCTGGCGATCGGCGTCGTGCTGTCCTTCGCCCGTGAGCTCCCGGGCAAGGGTCGTCCGACGCTGCCGCGCGGTGGCTCCGCACCACAGAACGGAGTGCTCCGGTGA
- a CDS encoding UDP-N-acetylglucosamine--N-acetylmuramyl-(pentapeptide) pyrophosphoryl-undecaprenol N-acetylglucosamine transferase, whose protein sequence is MSTYLFAGGGTAGHVNPLLAVADRLTEQDPDARVLVLGTAEGLEARLVPMRGYELLTVPRLPFPRKLDARALRFPGGFLGAVRRTERFIREHDVEVVLGVGGYAAAPAYIAAKRTGTPIVVHEQNAKPGLANRLAALLTRHVGLTFSNTHLRHGRLVGMPLRREIESLDRRASRAEGLAEFGLDPDRPVLLVTGGSSGARSINTTVNRSATAIVDAGWQVLHVVGGKSDIGPSDLDGYHVLPYCDRMDLAYAASDFVVSRSGAGMVCELTAVGLPSVLVPYPVGNGEQRHNAADVVDAGGAVLVDDAAFTDEWVTYQLLPILRDRARIADMAVRAGSVGHRDGADRMTALVREAAERSSGARPDRSSGARPDRSSGARPDRSSGARPDHSTGPGADRTSTSTTEER, encoded by the coding sequence GTGAGCACCTACCTCTTCGCCGGCGGTGGCACCGCCGGCCACGTCAACCCGCTGCTCGCGGTCGCCGACCGGTTGACCGAGCAGGACCCCGACGCCCGGGTGCTCGTCCTCGGCACCGCGGAGGGCCTCGAGGCCCGGCTCGTCCCGATGCGCGGCTACGAGCTGCTGACGGTCCCGCGTCTGCCCTTCCCGCGGAAGCTCGACGCCCGAGCGCTCCGGTTCCCCGGCGGCTTCCTCGGGGCGGTCCGGCGCACCGAGCGCTTCATCCGCGAGCACGACGTCGAGGTGGTCCTCGGCGTCGGCGGCTACGCGGCGGCTCCCGCGTACATCGCCGCGAAGCGGACGGGCACCCCGATCGTCGTGCACGAGCAGAACGCCAAGCCCGGGCTCGCGAACCGGCTCGCCGCCCTGCTGACCCGCCACGTGGGCCTGACGTTCTCGAACACGCACCTGCGGCACGGTCGCCTGGTCGGGATGCCGCTCCGCAGGGAGATCGAGTCGCTCGACCGCCGGGCATCGCGGGCCGAGGGCCTCGCCGAGTTCGGCCTCGACCCGGACCGTCCGGTCCTGCTCGTCACAGGCGGCTCGTCCGGCGCGCGGAGCATCAACACGACGGTGAACCGCTCGGCGACGGCGATCGTCGACGCGGGCTGGCAGGTCCTGCACGTCGTCGGCGGGAAGTCCGACATCGGGCCGAGCGACCTCGACGGCTACCACGTGCTGCCGTACTGCGACCGGATGGACCTGGCCTACGCGGCGTCCGACTTCGTGGTGTCGCGGTCGGGCGCCGGGATGGTCTGCGAGCTCACCGCGGTCGGACTGCCGAGCGTGCTCGTGCCGTACCCGGTCGGCAACGGCGAGCAGCGGCACAACGCGGCGGACGTCGTCGACGCCGGGGGAGCGGTCCTCGTCGACGACGCGGCGTTCACGGACGAGTGGGTGACGTACCAGCTGCTGCCGATCCTGCGCGACCGGGCCCGGATCGCGGACATGGCGGTCCGCGCCGGCAGTGTCGGGCACCGCGACGGGGCGGACCGGATGACGGCCCTCGTGCGCGAGGCGGCGGAGCGCAGCAGCGGAGCACGCCCGGACCGCAGCAGCGGAGCACGCCCGGACCGCAGCAGCGGAGCACGCCCGGACCGCAGCAGCGGGGCACGCCCGGACCACAGCACCGGGCCCGGCGCGGACCGCACGAGCACCAGCACCACGGAGGAACGATGA